The Pseudomonas sp. IAC-BECa141 genome contains the following window.
GCATGATCACGAAATGCGCGACCACGCCCAGGGCCACACGCCACGGATGGCGGGCGACAGCGGCGAAGTCGTCGAGTTTGAGGGTCAGGCCCATGCCAAACATCACCAGCCCGAGCAGCGGTACGATCGCGCTTTTCAGACCGAGGAACCAGGCCGGTTGCAGGAACGCGAGCACCGCGAAAATCAGAACCCAGTAAGCGAAGGTGTTGCCGACAAAACGACTCAGTGCAGCCAGTGCGCGCATGGTCTGTTCCTTATTATGTGAAAACGCCACCGAAGCGGTGGCGTTTGAAGATAACCCAAAGACTGCGCAGAGACTCAGATCCCCTGCGGAGTCTCTTCACCGCCCAGTGCTTCAACCAGCGCCGGCAGGAAGTCGCCGAACGTCAGCATCATCAGGGTGAAGCTGGCGTCCAGTTGGCCGAGGGCTTCGTCGCCGCCGTCCTGTTCTGCCTGATCCTGCAACAGATCTTCGAATTTCAGGCGCTTGACGGTCATCTTGTCGTCGAGCATGAACGACAGTTTGTCCTGCCAGGCCAGCGACAGTTGAGTCACAACCTTGCCGGTGCTCAGGTGCAGCTGGATTTCTTCGCTGGTCAGATCCTGACGCTTGCAACGCACGATGCCGCCGTCTTCGTGGGTGTCGCGCAGTTCGCACTCGTCCAGCACGAAGAAGTCCGGAGCGGCTTGCTGGGTGGTGACCCATTCAGTCATCACGGCGGTCGGCGCGGTTTTCACGGTCAGTGGGCGAACCGGCAGGGTGCCGATCACTTCACGCAGCGTGGAGAGCAGGTCTTCGGCGCGTTTCGGGCTGGCCGAGTTGACCAGGATCAGACCCTGTTTCGGCGCGATGGCGGCGAAAGTCGACGAGCGGCGGATAAAGGCGCGCGGCAGGAAGGCCTGGATGATTTCATCCTTGATTTGATCGCGTTCCTTCTTATAGACCTTGCGCATCTGCTCGGCTTCGATCTCTTCGACCTTTTCCTTGACCGCATCGCGCACGACGCTGCCCGGCAGGATGCGTTCTTCTTTACGGGCGCAGATCAGCAGGAAGTCACCGCTGACGTGCACCAGTGGCGCATCTTCGCCCTTGCCGAACGGCGCCACGAAACCGTAGGTGGTCAACTCCTGGCTTGCACATGGACGCGCCAGTTTGGTGGCCAGTGCAGTTTCCAGCGCCTCGGCATCGACAGGCAGGTCTTGGGTCAGGCGATAGATAAGCAGGTTCTTGAACCACATGGGGTGAGTCTCTCCTTTATACAAAGGGGGCATTATTGTCTTCGCCGGGTCATAGGCCAACCCTTCTCTAAGCCTTTGGAAGGGCTAAGAAAATTAATTAAAAAAGTGCTTGCCAGAGGTTGGGTCGCTCCGTAGAATGCGCGCCACACCGAAGCGAAGGGTGATTAGCTCAGCTGGGAGAGCGTCTGCCTTACAAGCAGAATGTCGGCGGTTCGATCCCGTCATCACCCACCATTCGTTTCAAGTGTTTAGCGCAGCGGTAGTTCAGTCGGTTAGAATACCGGCCTGTCACGCCGGGGGTCGCGGGTTCGAGTCCCGTCCGCTGCGCCATATTCGGTAACCTGGAACACTGAACGCCAGGTCACCACGGAAAAACCCGCCGAGGCGGGTTTTTTTCTGCCTCGAGTTGTACCTGCGGGATGTATCGTTTCACCGGTTTTCGGATTTATTTGAAAAAAACTTCAATTAAATCAACACGTTACGAAAATCTGTGGAATAATGCGCCCCGTAACGAAGCGAAGGGTGATTAGCTCAGCTGGGAGAGCGTCTGCCTTACAAGCAGAATGTCGGCGGTTCGATCCCGTCATCACCCACCATTCGTTTCAAGCGTTTCGCGCAGCGGTAGTTCAGTCGGTTAGAATACCGGCCTGTCACGCCGGGGGTCGCGGGTTCGAGTCCCGTCCGCTGCGCCATATTCGGTAATCTGGAACACTGAACGCCAGATCACCTCAGAAAGCCCGCCTTGTGCGGGCTTTTTGCTGCCTGGGATTTGGCTTTCGCTGAGTCTGTCCATGAGAAAGCGACCGTTGACGGTCGCTTTTTTCGTTTCTGGCGCTGCTATTGCGCCGAGTTGCGGCTGTGGCGGTAATCGCTGACCGCTTCATATACCGCTTTGCGCAGCCGGTTGATTCCGCCAATCGGGCGATGGGCTTCGATGCCGAACCAGGGATTGAACGACAGGTTGTCGCATTGCAGGTTCAGCGCCGGGGTGTCGAAGTCCTGCGGGGGCAGAGTGATCCTGGCCACAGTCTGGAACGGACTGTCCTGCTCGCGCCATTCGATGCTGGTGTCTTCGATCGGCATGAACTTGTTCGCGTCCTGCCGCTGGATCTGCAACACAAAGCACGCCGGCATCCGGTCGGTGGACAGTTGCTGGTTCAATGCGCTGCGCAGGAAGTTCGGCAGATCCTGGTTCTGTTTCGGCAAGGTATAAGCGGGGCAACGCTCCGGATCCGGCATCACCCGGAACTTGGCATTGGCCTCGCCGAACTTGTAGGGCGATACCGAGAAATATGTCGTGCGGGTCGGGCTTTCGGGCGGTGGCGATAAGGTTGCCAGTGCAATGAACAGATGCCGGATTTGCCAACTACGCGGATCCCACCCCGGAAAAAACGCCATGACTTTCTTGCCGTCAGCCTGCGCCGCCACATTCTGACGATACTCGGCGACATTGCTGACAAAGAAGTTCGGGTGACTGAACATCACGAAATCCTGTTCGCGCAGCTCCTGACGATCGGCCAGCAAGGATTTGCCCGGCACATCGAGCAATTTGATCGCCATGCCCCGGGCATCGCGGATGCTGTCGAATTGCGGATAGGCGTTGCCGTTGGACAGGCGCATCGTTGCTTTCCACAGCTTGCCCGGTTCGCTGAATACGCCCTGGCGCAATTCCTGAGCCAGATCCGGCAACACTTGCACATCGGCTTTCACGCAGCCATGGGCCTTGGCATGGGCATCGCGCAGGTAGCGGGTGCTTTCGCGGTGCTGATCGACGATGCGCACGGCGGTCTGGATCACGTCCTGGGTCATGGCGGCTTCGCCGTCCGGAATCTGCTCCAGCGCTGATACCGGACCCCGGTGCTGCCAGGCAAACCACGCGGTGGTCAGGGCCCAGCCGATCAGGCCGATCACCAGCAGGAACAACAGGGTTTTGCCCAGTAACCGTCCCAGCCATAGCCAGAAACGCGCCAGCATCGAAGGTCTTTTAAAGGAATTGAAGATCATGGCAGTTGTGCCTCCAGCGGGCCGCCCAGCACTTTCAGGTATTCGAGCAGCGCCCAACGTTCTTCTGGCTGCAACAGTCGGCCGATCACCCCGTTGCCGCGTTCGCCGGCGCGGAATTCATGGCCACTGTTGTGGTTGCCGGTGATGCGGGTGTCGAACAGGAAACCGTTGGTGAAAGCCTCGGTCCGGTACCCAAGATGGCGTGGATCGTATTCAAGCGTGCCTTTATAGAAGGTCGTGGCGCGCTCGTCCTGAGGCGACAGCAACTGATAAAGGCTCGGGACCGAGCCGTTGTGCAGGAACGGGGCCGTGGCCCATACCCCGGCGAGCGGACGGGCCTTGTAGGCGACTTTTTCGCGAACGCCGATCGGCAGCCCGAAGCCATCGAGTTGTGGCTTCTCGGCAGCGGTAACGCCCGCTTCACGGTACGCACGGTTTTCCACGAAGGCGGTGACGTAAGCCAGTCCCTTGGCCACTGACAACTGGCTGAGGTCCAGCGGCTCCTTGGGTTTGGGGTGCAACTTCACGTCCATTTGTTCGAGTTCCGCCGGGTTCCATTGCAGAGCGGTCAGGTCGAAACGGTGATTGGCGATGTTGTTGGCGGCGTTCGGGTCGGTGCCGATAACGTCCACCGGGAGCATGTGCAGGTGTTGCACCCAACGCTCGCCTTCCTGGGTTTGACGCGGGACGTGGCATCCGGCGCAATTCTCGGCGAACAGGGTTCGCCCCTTGGCTGCCAAGGGTTTGTCGACGACGCCCAGCACCTCTTCAGGCCATGCCGGCGGTTGCAGTTTTTGCAGGGTTTCTTCGATTTTGTGCAGATCACGCACACGTACGCTGGAGGCATAGCGCTCATCGCCCTGCAGCGGTTGGCCGTTGGCGTCGAAGAAATTCAGAGTG
Protein-coding sequences here:
- a CDS encoding di-heme-cytochrome C peroxidase, with protein sequence MRLLYRVLTLIVVLLGLILAVVLYYVANPKLPFPTPAKQVHYLNQWTEQERQTYYFTPQGTQVKGLRYEWFQALELPFSQQRFASPEYLARFGFLIDPQQKATPENPGNLPVGFARHQNPGSAEQYLDITCAACHTGELHFNGQAIRIDGGTAQHVLPSSVPTLRGGSFGQALVASLTSTYYNPWKFERFARNVLGNDYDARNEQLRKDFKSSLNTFIKVAWNDTHRGLYPTEEGPGRTDAFGRIANATFGDAISPSNYRVANAPVDYPQLWDMWTFDWVQWNGSAQQPMARNIGEALGVGATLNFFDANGQPLQGDERYASSVRVRDLHKIEETLQKLQPPAWPEEVLGVVDKPLAAKGRTLFAENCAGCHVPRQTQEGERWVQHLHMLPVDVIGTDPNAANNIANHRFDLTALQWNPAELEQMDVKLHPKPKEPLDLSQLSVAKGLAYVTAFVENRAYREAGVTAAEKPQLDGFGLPIGVREKVAYKARPLAGVWATAPFLHNGSVPSLYQLLSPQDERATTFYKGTLEYDPRHLGYRTEAFTNGFLFDTRITGNHNSGHEFRAGERGNGVIGRLLQPEERWALLEYLKVLGGPLEAQLP
- the rdgC gene encoding recombination-associated protein RdgC, whose product is MWFKNLLIYRLTQDLPVDAEALETALATKLARPCASQELTTYGFVAPFGKGEDAPLVHVSGDFLLICARKEERILPGSVVRDAVKEKVEEIEAEQMRKVYKKERDQIKDEIIQAFLPRAFIRRSSTFAAIAPKQGLILVNSASPKRAEDLLSTLREVIGTLPVRPLTVKTAPTAVMTEWVTTQQAAPDFFVLDECELRDTHEDGGIVRCKRQDLTSEEIQLHLSTGKVVTQLSLAWQDKLSFMLDDKMTVKRLKFEDLLQDQAEQDGGDEALGQLDASFTLMMLTFGDFLPALVEALGGEETPQGI
- a CDS encoding catalase family protein gives rise to the protein MLARFWLWLGRLLGKTLLFLLVIGLIGWALTTAWFAWQHRGPVSALEQIPDGEAAMTQDVIQTAVRIVDQHRESTRYLRDAHAKAHGCVKADVQVLPDLAQELRQGVFSEPGKLWKATMRLSNGNAYPQFDSIRDARGMAIKLLDVPGKSLLADRQELREQDFVMFSHPNFFVSNVAEYRQNVAAQADGKKVMAFFPGWDPRSWQIRHLFIALATLSPPPESPTRTTYFSVSPYKFGEANAKFRVMPDPERCPAYTLPKQNQDLPNFLRSALNQQLSTDRMPACFVLQIQRQDANKFMPIEDTSIEWREQDSPFQTVARITLPPQDFDTPALNLQCDNLSFNPWFGIEAHRPIGGINRLRKAVYEAVSDYRHSRNSAQ